The following are encoded together in the Diabrotica undecimpunctata isolate CICGRU chromosome 7, icDiaUnde3, whole genome shotgun sequence genome:
- the vnc gene encoding N-alpha-acetyltransferase 10, whose amino-acid sequence MNIRCAKPEDLMNMQHCNLLCLPENYQMKYYFYHGLSWPQLSYVAEDEKGNIVGYVLAKMEEDQEDLKHGHITSLAVKRSHRRLGLAQKLMDQASEAMVECFDAKYVSLHVRKSNRAALNLYKNSLKFETVEIEPKYYADGEDAYSMRRDLSEFAKKVKPKSETKNEE is encoded by the exons ATGAATATTCGCTGTGCAAAACCAGAAGATCTTATGAATATGCAGCACTGCAATCTACTATGCCTACCAGAAAACTATCAGATGAAATATTACTTTTATCATGGTCTTAGTTGGCCCCAACTAAGTTATGTAGCTGAAGATGAAAAAG GCAACATAGTTGGATATGTCCTAGcaaaaatggaagaagatcaaGAAGATCTCAAGCATGGTCACATAACTTCCCTGGCGGTGAAGCGATCTCACAGGCGTTTAGGGCTAGCCCAAAAACTGATGGATCAAGCTTCAGAAGCCATGGTCGAATGTTTTGACGCAAAATATGTTTCGCTGCACGTTCGTAAAAGCAATCGCGCCGCTTTAAATCTATACAAAAACTCTTTAAAATTTGAAACTGTGGAAATCGAGCCAAAATATTATGCAGATGGTGAAGATGCATATTCCATGAGACGAGACTTATCTGAATTCGCTAAGAAAGTTAAACCTAAGTCTGAGACTAAAAACGAAGAATAG